A region of Syngnathoides biaculeatus isolate LvHL_M chromosome 20, ASM1980259v1, whole genome shotgun sequence DNA encodes the following proteins:
- the dyrk2 gene encoding dual specificity tyrosine-phosphorylation-regulated kinase 2 isoform X4 gives MLTKKPGASVLPTGKAGEPVFSPGHGGCLTTSPVTLPPLRNNNLNPLTGGAKAAMSEGVQLASQSQVHITQLFDDNGVKRPHLSGQPNGLTPLAPVRSGPPLPERHAAAAPDPTHHGRAAHKSSASTPEQAMKQFMSKMSSFEHHEVFSYPEVYFVGPNAKKRSGVLGGANNCGYDDEQGSYIQVPHDQIAYRYEVLKVIGKGSFGQVVKAFDHKSQTHVALKMVRNEKRFHRQAAEEIRILEHLRKQDKDSGMNVIHMLENFTFRNHICMTFELLSMNLYELIKKNKFQGFSLPLVRKFAHSILQCLDSLHKNRIIHCDLKPENILLKQQGRSGIKVIDFGSSCYEHQRVYTYIQSRFYRAPEVILGSRYGMPIDMWSLGCILAELLTGCPLLPGEDEGDQLACIIELLGMPGQKLLDASKRAKNFVSSKGYPRYCTVATLADGTAALHGGRSRRGKLRGPPCSKDWSAALKGCDDPLFLDFIKQCLEWDPAVRMTPSQALRHPWLRRRLPKPPTGTAADKTASSKRAPPAEGAVTSVSKLSAPSAKTRTNLPPVTDANGNLQTRTVLPKLVS, from the exons ATGTTAACCAAGAAGCCCGGAGCCTCGGTCCTCCCGACGG GCAAAGCGGGCGAGCCGGTCTTCTCTCCCGGTCACggcggctgcctgactacgtcGCCCGTCACGCTGCCGCCCCTGCGCAACAACAACCTCAACCCGCTGACG GGTGGCGCCAAAGCGGCCATGTCGGAGGGCGTGCAGCTGGCGTCTCAGTCTCAGGTACACATCACGCAGCTGTTCGACGACAACGGAGTCAAGCGCCCGCATCTGAGCGGGCAGCCCAACGGCCTGACGCCGCTCGCCCCCGTCCGGTCGGGCCCGCCTCTGCCGGAGCGCCACGCCGCGGCCGCCCCCGACCCGACGCACCACGGCCGCGCGGCCCACAAGTCGTCCGCCTCCACGCCGGAGCAGGCCATGAAGCAGTTCATGTCCAAGATGTCCTCCTTCGAACACCACGAGGTGTTTAGCTACCCAGAGG TTTATTTTGTGGGGCCCAATGCAAAGAAGAGGTCGGGGGTCCTTGGGGGGGCCAACAACTGCGGCTACGACGACGAGCAGGGTTCCTACATCCAAGTACCGCACGACCAAATCGCGTACCGGTACGAAGTCCTCAAGGTGATCGGCAAGGGCAGCTTCGGGCAG GTGGTGAAGGCATTCGACCACAAGAGCCAGACGCACGTGGCGCTGAAGATGGTGCGCAACGAGAAGCGCTTCCACCGGCAGGCGGCCGAGGAGATCCGAATCCTGGAGCACCTGAGGAAGCAGGACAAGGACTCCGGCATGAACGTCATCCACATGCTGGAGAACTTCACCTTCCGCAACCACATCTGCATGACCTTCGAGCTGCTCAGCATGAACCTGTACGAGCTGATCAAGAAGAACAAGTTCCAGGGCTTCAGTCTGCCGCTGGTGCGCAAGTTCGCGCACTCCATCCTGCAGTGTCTGGACTCGCTGCACAAGAACCGCATCATCCACTGCGACCTGAAGCCGGAGAACATCCTGCTCAAGCAGCAGGGACGCAGCGGGATCAAG GTGATCGACTTTGGCTCCAGCTGTTACGAACATCAGAGAGTCTACACGTACATTCAGTCCAGGTTCTACCGAGCGCCGGAAGTCATCCTAG GTTCCAGGTACGGGATGCCCATCGACATGTGGTCCCTGGGCTGCATCCTGGCCGAGCTCCTGACGGGATGCCCGCTGCTCCCCGGCGAGGACGAAGGCGACCAGCTGGCGTGCATCATCGAGCTCCTGGGGATGCCCGGCCAGAAGCTCCTGGACGCCTCCAAGCGGGCCAAGAACTTCGTGTCGTCCAAAGGCTACCCGCGCTACTGCACCGTCGCCACGTTGGCCGACGGCACCGCCGCGCTCCACGGCGGCCGCTCGCGGCGCGGGAAGCTGCGAGGGCCGCCGTGCAGCAAGGACTGGAGCGCCGCCCTCAAGGGCTGCGACGACCCGCTCTTCCTGGACTTCATCAAACAGTGTCTGGAATGGGACCCCGCCGTCAGGATGACGCCCAGCCAGGCGCTGCGCCACCCCTGGCTGAGGAGGCGACTCCCCAAACCGCCCACCGGGACCGCCGCGGACAAGACGGCCTCGTCCAAACGGGCGCCCCCCGCCGAGGGCGCCGTCACCTCCGTCTCCAAGCTCTCGGCCCCCTCGGCGAAAACCAGGACCAATCTGCCGCCCGTCACGGACGCCAACGGGAACCTCCAAACCCGGACGGTCCTGCCCAAACTGGTAAGCTGA
- the dyrk2 gene encoding dual specificity tyrosine-phosphorylation-regulated kinase 2 isoform X3 has translation MLTKKPGASVLPTGKAGEPVFSPGHGGCLTTSPVTLPPLRNNNLNPLTGGAKAAMSEGVQLASQSQVHITQLFDDNGVKRPHLSGQPNGLTPLAPVRSGPPLPERHAAAAPDPTHHGRAAHKSSASTPEQAMKQFMSKMSSFEHHEVFSYPEGESSSAERSAHRHVSHARCRLHLVYFVGPNAKKRSGVLGGANNCGYDDEQGSYIQVPHDQIAYRYEVLKVIGKGSFGQVVKAFDHKSQTHVALKMVRNEKRFHRQAAEEIRILEHLRKQDKDSGMNVIHMLENFTFRNHICMTFELLSMNLYELIKKNKFQGFSLPLVRKFAHSILQCLDSLHKNRIIHCDLKPENILLKQQGRSGIKVIDFGSSCYEHQRVYTYIQSRFYRAPEVILGSRYGMPIDMWSLGCILAELLTGCPLLPGEDEGDQLACIIELLGMPGQKLLDASKRAKNFVSSKGYPRYCTVATLADGTAALHGGRSRRGKLRGPPCSKDWSAALKGCDDPLFLDFIKQCLEWDPAVRMTPSQALRHPWLRRRLPKPPTGTAADKTASSKRAPPAEGAVTSVSKLSAPSAKTRTNLPPVTDANGNLQTRTVLPKLVS, from the exons ATGTTAACCAAGAAGCCCGGAGCCTCGGTCCTCCCGACGG GCAAAGCGGGCGAGCCGGTCTTCTCTCCCGGTCACggcggctgcctgactacgtcGCCCGTCACGCTGCCGCCCCTGCGCAACAACAACCTCAACCCGCTGACG GGTGGCGCCAAAGCGGCCATGTCGGAGGGCGTGCAGCTGGCGTCTCAGTCTCAGGTACACATCACGCAGCTGTTCGACGACAACGGAGTCAAGCGCCCGCATCTGAGCGGGCAGCCCAACGGCCTGACGCCGCTCGCCCCCGTCCGGTCGGGCCCGCCTCTGCCGGAGCGCCACGCCGCGGCCGCCCCCGACCCGACGCACCACGGCCGCGCGGCCCACAAGTCGTCCGCCTCCACGCCGGAGCAGGCCATGAAGCAGTTCATGTCCAAGATGTCCTCCTTCGAACACCACGAGGTGTTTAGCTACCCAGAGGGTGAGTCGTCGTCGGCAGAACGGTCAGCTCACCGCCACGTCTCTCACGCTCGATGTCGTCTCCATCTAGTTTATTTTGTGGGGCCCAATGCAAAGAAGAGGTCGGGGGTCCTTGGGGGGGCCAACAACTGCGGCTACGACGACGAGCAGGGTTCCTACATCCAAGTACCGCACGACCAAATCGCGTACCGGTACGAAGTCCTCAAGGTGATCGGCAAGGGCAGCTTCGGGCAG GTGGTGAAGGCATTCGACCACAAGAGCCAGACGCACGTGGCGCTGAAGATGGTGCGCAACGAGAAGCGCTTCCACCGGCAGGCGGCCGAGGAGATCCGAATCCTGGAGCACCTGAGGAAGCAGGACAAGGACTCCGGCATGAACGTCATCCACATGCTGGAGAACTTCACCTTCCGCAACCACATCTGCATGACCTTCGAGCTGCTCAGCATGAACCTGTACGAGCTGATCAAGAAGAACAAGTTCCAGGGCTTCAGTCTGCCGCTGGTGCGCAAGTTCGCGCACTCCATCCTGCAGTGTCTGGACTCGCTGCACAAGAACCGCATCATCCACTGCGACCTGAAGCCGGAGAACATCCTGCTCAAGCAGCAGGGACGCAGCGGGATCAAG GTGATCGACTTTGGCTCCAGCTGTTACGAACATCAGAGAGTCTACACGTACATTCAGTCCAGGTTCTACCGAGCGCCGGAAGTCATCCTAG GTTCCAGGTACGGGATGCCCATCGACATGTGGTCCCTGGGCTGCATCCTGGCCGAGCTCCTGACGGGATGCCCGCTGCTCCCCGGCGAGGACGAAGGCGACCAGCTGGCGTGCATCATCGAGCTCCTGGGGATGCCCGGCCAGAAGCTCCTGGACGCCTCCAAGCGGGCCAAGAACTTCGTGTCGTCCAAAGGCTACCCGCGCTACTGCACCGTCGCCACGTTGGCCGACGGCACCGCCGCGCTCCACGGCGGCCGCTCGCGGCGCGGGAAGCTGCGAGGGCCGCCGTGCAGCAAGGACTGGAGCGCCGCCCTCAAGGGCTGCGACGACCCGCTCTTCCTGGACTTCATCAAACAGTGTCTGGAATGGGACCCCGCCGTCAGGATGACGCCCAGCCAGGCGCTGCGCCACCCCTGGCTGAGGAGGCGACTCCCCAAACCGCCCACCGGGACCGCCGCGGACAAGACGGCCTCGTCCAAACGGGCGCCCCCCGCCGAGGGCGCCGTCACCTCCGTCTCCAAGCTCTCGGCCCCCTCGGCGAAAACCAGGACCAATCTGCCGCCCGTCACGGACGCCAACGGGAACCTCCAAACCCGGACGGTCCTGCCCAAACTGGTAAGCTGA
- the dyrk2 gene encoding dual specificity tyrosine-phosphorylation-regulated kinase 2 isoform X1, whose amino-acid sequence MAAMWVIVGGGGGCSLHTRDVKSSRLHLLVPSQVICQLIRVGLGVLFCFLFVLAGKAGEPVFSPGHGGCLTTSPVTLPPLRNNNLNPLTGGAKAAMSEGVQLASQSQVHITQLFDDNGVKRPHLSGQPNGLTPLAPVRSGPPLPERHAAAAPDPTHHGRAAHKSSASTPEQAMKQFMSKMSSFEHHEVFSYPEGESSSAERSAHRHVSHARCRLHLVYFVGPNAKKRSGVLGGANNCGYDDEQGSYIQVPHDQIAYRYEVLKVIGKGSFGQVVKAFDHKSQTHVALKMVRNEKRFHRQAAEEIRILEHLRKQDKDSGMNVIHMLENFTFRNHICMTFELLSMNLYELIKKNKFQGFSLPLVRKFAHSILQCLDSLHKNRIIHCDLKPENILLKQQGRSGIKVIDFGSSCYEHQRVYTYIQSRFYRAPEVILGSRYGMPIDMWSLGCILAELLTGCPLLPGEDEGDQLACIIELLGMPGQKLLDASKRAKNFVSSKGYPRYCTVATLADGTAALHGGRSRRGKLRGPPCSKDWSAALKGCDDPLFLDFIKQCLEWDPAVRMTPSQALRHPWLRRRLPKPPTGTAADKTASSKRAPPAEGAVTSVSKLSAPSAKTRTNLPPVTDANGNLQTRTVLPKLVS is encoded by the exons ATGGCGGCAATGTGGGTgatcgttgggggggggggggggtgtagtttGCACACCCGTGATGTGAAAAGCAGCCGTCTGCACTTGTTGGTCCCAAGCCAAGTTATTTGTCAATTAATACGTGTCGGGCtgggggttttgttttgtttcctttttgtccTGGCAGGCAAAGCGGGCGAGCCGGTCTTCTCTCCCGGTCACggcggctgcctgactacgtcGCCCGTCACGCTGCCGCCCCTGCGCAACAACAACCTCAACCCGCTGACG GGTGGCGCCAAAGCGGCCATGTCGGAGGGCGTGCAGCTGGCGTCTCAGTCTCAGGTACACATCACGCAGCTGTTCGACGACAACGGAGTCAAGCGCCCGCATCTGAGCGGGCAGCCCAACGGCCTGACGCCGCTCGCCCCCGTCCGGTCGGGCCCGCCTCTGCCGGAGCGCCACGCCGCGGCCGCCCCCGACCCGACGCACCACGGCCGCGCGGCCCACAAGTCGTCCGCCTCCACGCCGGAGCAGGCCATGAAGCAGTTCATGTCCAAGATGTCCTCCTTCGAACACCACGAGGTGTTTAGCTACCCAGAGGGTGAGTCGTCGTCGGCAGAACGGTCAGCTCACCGCCACGTCTCTCACGCTCGATGTCGTCTCCATCTAGTTTATTTTGTGGGGCCCAATGCAAAGAAGAGGTCGGGGGTCCTTGGGGGGGCCAACAACTGCGGCTACGACGACGAGCAGGGTTCCTACATCCAAGTACCGCACGACCAAATCGCGTACCGGTACGAAGTCCTCAAGGTGATCGGCAAGGGCAGCTTCGGGCAG GTGGTGAAGGCATTCGACCACAAGAGCCAGACGCACGTGGCGCTGAAGATGGTGCGCAACGAGAAGCGCTTCCACCGGCAGGCGGCCGAGGAGATCCGAATCCTGGAGCACCTGAGGAAGCAGGACAAGGACTCCGGCATGAACGTCATCCACATGCTGGAGAACTTCACCTTCCGCAACCACATCTGCATGACCTTCGAGCTGCTCAGCATGAACCTGTACGAGCTGATCAAGAAGAACAAGTTCCAGGGCTTCAGTCTGCCGCTGGTGCGCAAGTTCGCGCACTCCATCCTGCAGTGTCTGGACTCGCTGCACAAGAACCGCATCATCCACTGCGACCTGAAGCCGGAGAACATCCTGCTCAAGCAGCAGGGACGCAGCGGGATCAAG GTGATCGACTTTGGCTCCAGCTGTTACGAACATCAGAGAGTCTACACGTACATTCAGTCCAGGTTCTACCGAGCGCCGGAAGTCATCCTAG GTTCCAGGTACGGGATGCCCATCGACATGTGGTCCCTGGGCTGCATCCTGGCCGAGCTCCTGACGGGATGCCCGCTGCTCCCCGGCGAGGACGAAGGCGACCAGCTGGCGTGCATCATCGAGCTCCTGGGGATGCCCGGCCAGAAGCTCCTGGACGCCTCCAAGCGGGCCAAGAACTTCGTGTCGTCCAAAGGCTACCCGCGCTACTGCACCGTCGCCACGTTGGCCGACGGCACCGCCGCGCTCCACGGCGGCCGCTCGCGGCGCGGGAAGCTGCGAGGGCCGCCGTGCAGCAAGGACTGGAGCGCCGCCCTCAAGGGCTGCGACGACCCGCTCTTCCTGGACTTCATCAAACAGTGTCTGGAATGGGACCCCGCCGTCAGGATGACGCCCAGCCAGGCGCTGCGCCACCCCTGGCTGAGGAGGCGACTCCCCAAACCGCCCACCGGGACCGCCGCGGACAAGACGGCCTCGTCCAAACGGGCGCCCCCCGCCGAGGGCGCCGTCACCTCCGTCTCCAAGCTCTCGGCCCCCTCGGCGAAAACCAGGACCAATCTGCCGCCCGTCACGGACGCCAACGGGAACCTCCAAACCCGGACGGTCCTGCCCAAACTGGTAAGCTGA
- the dyrk2 gene encoding dual specificity tyrosine-phosphorylation-regulated kinase 2 isoform X2 — MAAMWVIVGGGGGCSLHTRDVKSSRLHLLVPSQVICQLIRVGLGVLFCFLFVLAGKAGEPVFSPGHGGCLTTSPVTLPPLRNNNLNPLTGGAKAAMSEGVQLASQSQVHITQLFDDNGVKRPHLSGQPNGLTPLAPVRSGPPLPERHAAAAPDPTHHGRAAHKSSASTPEQAMKQFMSKMSSFEHHEVFSYPEVYFVGPNAKKRSGVLGGANNCGYDDEQGSYIQVPHDQIAYRYEVLKVIGKGSFGQVVKAFDHKSQTHVALKMVRNEKRFHRQAAEEIRILEHLRKQDKDSGMNVIHMLENFTFRNHICMTFELLSMNLYELIKKNKFQGFSLPLVRKFAHSILQCLDSLHKNRIIHCDLKPENILLKQQGRSGIKVIDFGSSCYEHQRVYTYIQSRFYRAPEVILGSRYGMPIDMWSLGCILAELLTGCPLLPGEDEGDQLACIIELLGMPGQKLLDASKRAKNFVSSKGYPRYCTVATLADGTAALHGGRSRRGKLRGPPCSKDWSAALKGCDDPLFLDFIKQCLEWDPAVRMTPSQALRHPWLRRRLPKPPTGTAADKTASSKRAPPAEGAVTSVSKLSAPSAKTRTNLPPVTDANGNLQTRTVLPKLVS; from the exons ATGGCGGCAATGTGGGTgatcgttgggggggggggggggtgtagtttGCACACCCGTGATGTGAAAAGCAGCCGTCTGCACTTGTTGGTCCCAAGCCAAGTTATTTGTCAATTAATACGTGTCGGGCtgggggttttgttttgtttcctttttgtccTGGCAGGCAAAGCGGGCGAGCCGGTCTTCTCTCCCGGTCACggcggctgcctgactacgtcGCCCGTCACGCTGCCGCCCCTGCGCAACAACAACCTCAACCCGCTGACG GGTGGCGCCAAAGCGGCCATGTCGGAGGGCGTGCAGCTGGCGTCTCAGTCTCAGGTACACATCACGCAGCTGTTCGACGACAACGGAGTCAAGCGCCCGCATCTGAGCGGGCAGCCCAACGGCCTGACGCCGCTCGCCCCCGTCCGGTCGGGCCCGCCTCTGCCGGAGCGCCACGCCGCGGCCGCCCCCGACCCGACGCACCACGGCCGCGCGGCCCACAAGTCGTCCGCCTCCACGCCGGAGCAGGCCATGAAGCAGTTCATGTCCAAGATGTCCTCCTTCGAACACCACGAGGTGTTTAGCTACCCAGAGG TTTATTTTGTGGGGCCCAATGCAAAGAAGAGGTCGGGGGTCCTTGGGGGGGCCAACAACTGCGGCTACGACGACGAGCAGGGTTCCTACATCCAAGTACCGCACGACCAAATCGCGTACCGGTACGAAGTCCTCAAGGTGATCGGCAAGGGCAGCTTCGGGCAG GTGGTGAAGGCATTCGACCACAAGAGCCAGACGCACGTGGCGCTGAAGATGGTGCGCAACGAGAAGCGCTTCCACCGGCAGGCGGCCGAGGAGATCCGAATCCTGGAGCACCTGAGGAAGCAGGACAAGGACTCCGGCATGAACGTCATCCACATGCTGGAGAACTTCACCTTCCGCAACCACATCTGCATGACCTTCGAGCTGCTCAGCATGAACCTGTACGAGCTGATCAAGAAGAACAAGTTCCAGGGCTTCAGTCTGCCGCTGGTGCGCAAGTTCGCGCACTCCATCCTGCAGTGTCTGGACTCGCTGCACAAGAACCGCATCATCCACTGCGACCTGAAGCCGGAGAACATCCTGCTCAAGCAGCAGGGACGCAGCGGGATCAAG GTGATCGACTTTGGCTCCAGCTGTTACGAACATCAGAGAGTCTACACGTACATTCAGTCCAGGTTCTACCGAGCGCCGGAAGTCATCCTAG GTTCCAGGTACGGGATGCCCATCGACATGTGGTCCCTGGGCTGCATCCTGGCCGAGCTCCTGACGGGATGCCCGCTGCTCCCCGGCGAGGACGAAGGCGACCAGCTGGCGTGCATCATCGAGCTCCTGGGGATGCCCGGCCAGAAGCTCCTGGACGCCTCCAAGCGGGCCAAGAACTTCGTGTCGTCCAAAGGCTACCCGCGCTACTGCACCGTCGCCACGTTGGCCGACGGCACCGCCGCGCTCCACGGCGGCCGCTCGCGGCGCGGGAAGCTGCGAGGGCCGCCGTGCAGCAAGGACTGGAGCGCCGCCCTCAAGGGCTGCGACGACCCGCTCTTCCTGGACTTCATCAAACAGTGTCTGGAATGGGACCCCGCCGTCAGGATGACGCCCAGCCAGGCGCTGCGCCACCCCTGGCTGAGGAGGCGACTCCCCAAACCGCCCACCGGGACCGCCGCGGACAAGACGGCCTCGTCCAAACGGGCGCCCCCCGCCGAGGGCGCCGTCACCTCCGTCTCCAAGCTCTCGGCCCCCTCGGCGAAAACCAGGACCAATCTGCCGCCCGTCACGGACGCCAACGGGAACCTCCAAACCCGGACGGTCCTGCCCAAACTGGTAAGCTGA